A genome region from Nicotiana tabacum cultivar K326 chromosome 13, ASM71507v2, whole genome shotgun sequence includes the following:
- the LOC142168280 gene encoding uncharacterized protein LOC142168280: MTTDAETTSSSVSSESFAPFSLDPSHPFYVHPSDSPGTHLVSPPFDGTGFVAWRKSMLVSLSAKNKLGLINGRHGKPSVDSSCYPFWERYNDMVIAWITNSLSREIATSELGYDTVREIWLDINEIFRQSSGSKFIQIQRKIGAISQGTSDIASYFTRLRSLWDEMSTAYVGPVCSCGALPKFIEELKLFWFLAGLNESYSTIKSNILMMTPLPTVRRAYSMLQLDEKQRESSHTPGFSNESVSFSASSTPSGNQKTFNQRVQFESRKSGQGVVISYKYCKKPWHTIEKCYKLHGFPLDFKFTRSKRSASCVHADTSSIESSVRAPLFQPGTSSTHGLRQEQYHLVSLLQQANISPGTNINGSSGETFGYARFADSGATNHMTPHKHFLRHLKPLPKPFLITLPNGYKVKVVSTGSLHLRADITLHNVLLVPSFQFNLISGPSLKRPLEIGKATNGLYFLYLDDTAPSSMSVPSAAYNVSDFTSSSCPVFTNQSCNIFNSALNPVTPLPLAPHSPSPDFIDTPSPTSSAPLVSTSSSSPISAHVSTPLPDLFSSVAPCDPPPLKKSLRVSNPPSYLFDYACSNIQPSAPPNSKLSTAELHLYEPQFYQQVTSHPTWQETMLKEFEALEANHTWDIVPLPPNKKYIPCKWVYKIKQKSDGSIETYKARLVIRGDTQEKGIDYNETFSPVVKFTTIKCLLSLTAKKDWTVYQLDSSSTSPPVCKLKKSLNGLKQASRYKNDYSLFTKSVDGSLTVLAVYVNDILLAGDNISELDSVKAFLDAQFKIKDLGSIHYFLVLTPLDSSIKLVADMGKPLGRATI; this comes from the exons ATGACCACAGATGCTGAAACTACGTCTTCATCCGTCTCCTCTGAGAGTTTTGCTCCTTTTAGTCTAGATCCTTCTCACCCTTTCTATGTTCATCCGTCGGATAGTCCTGGTACTCATTTAGTTTCTCCTCCGTTTGATGGTACTGGTTTTGTCGCATGGAGAAAAAGTATGCTTGTTTCTCTGTCTGCCAAAAATAAACTGGGCCTGATTAATGGTCGGCATGGTAAACCTTCAGTAGATTCTTCCTGTTATCCCTTTTGGGAAAGGTACAATGATATGGTGATCGCTTGGATCACTAATTCTCTTTCTAGGGAGATTGCTACCAGTGAATTGGGGTACGACACTGTTAGGGAAATCTGGTTAGATATAAATGAAATATTTAGACAGTCTAGCGGGTCCAAATTCATTCAGATTCAGAGGAAAATTGGCGCTATCTCTCAAGGGACTTCAGATATTGCATCATACTTTACTAGGTTGCGAAGTCTTTGGGATGAAATGAGTACTGCATATGTAGGTCCTGTTTGTTCTTGTGGTGCATTACCCAAGTTTATTGAAGAACTCAAGTTATTTTGGTTCTTAGCTGGCCTTAATGAATCTTACTCTACAATTAAGAGTAACATTCTTATGATGACTCCACTCCCTACTGTTAGAAGAGCTTATTCTATGCTACAACTTGATGAGAAACAGAGGGAATCTTCTCACACACCAGGCTTCTCTAATGAGTCAGTTTCTTTCTCTGCATCTTCTACACCTTCTGGTAATCAAAAAACTTTTAATCAAAGGGTTCAGTTTGAGTCGAGAAAGTCTGGGCAAGGTGTGGTAATATCTTACAAATATTGTAAAAAGCCATGGCACACCATTGAGAAGTGCTACAAGTTGCATGGATTCCCTCTTGATTTCAAATTCACACGGTCTAAAAGGTCTGCTTCATGTGTTCATGCTGACACTTCATCCATTGAGTCTTCAGTTCGAGCTCCTCTTTTCCAACCCGGGACTTCATCAACTCATGGTTTACGCCAGGAGCAATATCATCTTGTCTCTCTTCTACAGCAAGCAAATATTTCTCCTGGTACCAACATCAATGGTTCTTCTGGAGAAACTTTTGGCTATGCTCGCTTTGCAG ATTCTGGGGCTACTAACCACATGACACCTCATAAACATTTTCTTCGCCATTTAAAACCATTACCTAAGCCATTCTTAATCACTCTTCCTAATGGCTATAAAGTCAAAGTTGTCTCAACTGGATCTTTACACCTTAGGGCTGACATAACCTTACATAATGTCCTTCTTGTGCCTTCATTTCAATTCAACTTGATCTCA GGCCCTTCTCTGAAGAGGCCACTGGAAATTGGTAAAGCTACTAATGGTCTGTATTTTCTCTACCTTGATGATACTGCTCCATCATCTATGTCAGTCCCATCTGCTGCTTACAATGTTTCTGATTTTACTTCATCTTCTTGTCCTGTTTTTACTAATCAGTCTTGTAATATTTTTAATTCTGCACTTAATCCTGTAACTCCTCTTCCCCTTGCTCCCCATT CTCCATCTCCTGATTTTATTGACACTCCTTCACCCACCTCTTCTGCCCCATTAGTCTCCACTTCCTCATCTTCTCCAATTTCTGCCCATGTATCTACTCCTCTTCCTGATCTTTTCTCTTCTGTTGCACCTTGTGATCCTCCACCTCTTAAGAAGTCCCTTAGGGTGAGTAATCCTCCTTCATATCTTTTTGATTATGCATGTTCTAATATACAACCTTCTGCCCCTCCTAACTCTAAGCTATCCACCGCTGAACTGCACTTGTATGAGCCTCAGTTTTACCAACAGGTTACGTCCCATCCTACTTGGCAAGAGACAATGCTAAAGGAATTTGAAGCTCTTGAGGCTAATCACACTTGGGACATAGTGCCTCTTCCTCCCAACAAGAAGTACATTCCTTGCAAATGGGTATATAAAATCAAGCagaaatctgatggttctatTGAGACGTACAAGGCTAGGTTGGTGATTAGAGGGGATACTCAAGAAAAGGGTATTGACTACAATGAGACTTTTTCCCCTGTCGTTAAATTTACTACCATTAAATGCCTCCTCTCCCTTACTGCCAAAAAGGATTGGACAGTCTACCAACTGGAT TCTTCCTCTACTTCTCCTCCAGTTTGCAAGCTCAAGAAGTCTTTGAATGGCCTCAAGCAGGCTTCTAGATA CAAAAATGATTATTCCTTATTCACAAAATCTGTTGATGGGTCTCTCACTGTGTTGGCTGTATATGTTAATGACATTTTGTTGGCTGGGGACAATATTTCTGAGTTGGACAGTGTCAAAGCCTTCCTAGATGCACAATTTAAGATTAAAGATTTGGGTTCCATTCATTACTTCTTGG TGTTGACACCTCTTGATTCTTCCATCAAATTGGTTGCTGACATGGGAAAGCCACTTGGGAGAGCCACTATCTGA